Proteins encoded in a region of the Pelobates fuscus isolate aPelFus1 chromosome 11, aPelFus1.pri, whole genome shotgun sequence genome:
- the CXCR5 gene encoding C-X-C chemokine receptor type 5, with product MDFSLYITENDSGIFDELSLNYTNYETVAIGGHSDYVCPEVSSMNRDTAFQKFFIPLVYSLVFIVGCLGNGLVLLVLLKHHHLRSTTDIFLVHLAVADLLMLITFPFTVAEYSFGWIFGDFMCKSVGVFSRLNFLCSSLLLGCISVDRYMAIIHAVHAFRTRSGMAVYLSCFGVWILSFLLSIPNLFLLGTQNNGNLTECTYSQKNFTDNSWWQANRFIIHIVGFLCPLFIMGFCYAHIVTALYKSTRREKKRAVRVAIVITGVFFLCWTPYNMALFLDTLDILDWVQDCMLRMHLSTAISVTEVLGSVHCCLNPLLYAFVGVKFRNDAMRVLQQAGCLSPRLLGKTLTPERKSSIMDSETGTVLSSF from the coding sequence agtTTAAATTATACTAATTATGAAACCGTAGCCATTGGTGGCCACAGTGACTATGTTTGCCCTGAAGTCAGTTCAATGAACAGAGATACAGCTTTTCAGAAGTTTTTCATTCCTCTGGTCTACTCGTTAGTGTTTATAGTGGGCTGTCTGGGAAATGGCCTTGTTCTCCTCGTTCTATTGAAACACCACCACTTACGATCCACCACTGACATCTTTCTTGTCCACCTGGCCGTGGCAGACCTGCTAATGCTCATCACTTTCCCCTTTACTGTGGCAGAGTACTCATTTGGCTGGATATTTGGAGATTTCATGTGCAAGTCTGTGGGAGTTTTCAGCCGTCTCAACTTCCTTTGCAGTAGCCTATTGCTGGGATGCATCAGTGTAGACCGCTACATGGCTATCATCCATGCCGTTCATGCCTTCAGAACACGTAGTGGAATGGCTGTTTATCTTTCCTGCTTTGGAGTGTGGATTCTGAGCTTCCTCCTTTCGATTCCCAACCTGTTTTTGCTAGGGACACAAAATAATGGCAATCTCACTGAGTGCACTTACAGCCAGAAAAACTTCACAGATAACAGCTGGTGGCAGGCAAATAGATTCATCATCCATATAGTGGGTTTCCTCTGTCCACTCTTCATCATGGGATTCTGCTATGCTCATATTGTGACTGCTCTGTACAAGTCAACAagacgggaaaagaaaagagcaGTGAGGGTTGCCATTGTCATAACAGGTGTCTTCTTCTTATGCTGGACTCCATACAACATGGCTCTTTTCTTGGATACTCTGGATATCCTTGACTGGGTGCAGGATTGCATGTTACGGATGCATCTGTCCACTGCTATCTCAGTGACTGAGGTCCTGGGCTCAGTGCACTGCTGCCTGAATCCATTGCTCTATGCGTTTGTTGGGGTGAAGTTCAGAAATGATGCAATGAGGGTTCTACAACAAGCGGGCTGTCTTAGTCCACGGCTGTTGGGGAAGACCCTCACACCTGAACGGAAAAGCAGCATCATGGACTCAGAGACTGGAACGGTCTTGTCTAGCTTTTAG